One genomic region from Gemmatimonadota bacterium encodes:
- a CDS encoding PHP domain-containing protein, whose product MRVDLHMHSTASDGSFAPEQVVEQARAGRLDLIALADHDTTAGVAAATEAGAALAVEVIPAVEMSSTWQGKDLHILGYFVDPQAPVLLEHAERARTFRESRMVRIIERLAEQGVHVSMDAVRVIAGADEKRKSIGRPHLARALVEAGYVSSMQEAFDRYISDDHDAFVPTALQTPEEAVARIQEAGGIAVWAHPPREVVDALLPGFVRAGMRGVESFRPNHSREYQEHLEGLARHHGLLCTGGSDWHGTKDGVLGTFWIEATEIAPFLAERGL is encoded by the coding sequence ATGCGGGTCGACCTCCACATGCATTCGACGGCCTCCGACGGCTCCTTCGCCCCGGAGCAGGTGGTCGAGCAGGCGCGCGCGGGTCGCCTCGATCTCATCGCGCTCGCCGACCACGACACCACCGCCGGGGTGGCCGCCGCCACGGAGGCGGGCGCGGCGCTCGCGGTCGAGGTGATCCCCGCGGTCGAGATGTCCAGCACGTGGCAGGGCAAGGACCTGCACATCCTGGGCTACTTCGTGGACCCGCAGGCCCCGGTGCTGCTCGAGCACGCGGAGCGGGCCCGCACGTTCCGTGAAAGCCGCATGGTGCGCATCATCGAGCGCCTGGCGGAACAGGGCGTGCACGTGTCGATGGACGCGGTGCGCGTGATCGCGGGCGCGGACGAGAAGCGGAAGAGCATCGGCCGGCCGCACCTGGCTCGCGCCCTGGTGGAAGCCGGTTACGTGTCGTCCATGCAGGAAGCGTTCGACCGGTACATCTCGGACGATCACGACGCCTTCGTGCCCACGGCGCTCCAGACCCCGGAGGAGGCCGTCGCCCGCATCCAGGAGGCGGGTGGCATCGCGGTCTGGGCCCACCCGCCCCGCGAGGTGGTCGACGCCCTGCTGCCGGGCTTCGTACGCGCCGGGATGCGGGGTGTGGAGTCGTTCCGCCCCAATCATTCCCGGGAGTACCAGGAGCACCTGGAAGGGCTCGCCCGACATCACGGGCTGCTGTGCACCGGGGGTTCGGACTGGCACGGCACCAAGGACGGTGTCCTCGGGACCTTCTGGATCGAGGCCACCGAGATCGCGCCCTTCCTGGCCGAGCGGGGACTCTAG
- a CDS encoding lipopolysaccharide biosynthesis protein: MAWTSAGKVAVQAVRWLATLLIARILSPADYGIVGMAVLFTGLVNLVSELGIGAAIVHRQDRLTEDQIARLGGVALLTGLLLAGFAAAASPLVAAFFSEPGVRAVVMVMSLQFVLESIRVVPRSLLNRDLQFRTLALIEVVEGIVLAVATLGLALGGLGYWAIVGGILIHSATGTLISVRVRSHRIAWPRDLPSILSEVKFGAHLVLSRIGWYTYSNADFGVIGRMFGKSTLGDYTIGWNLASVPVERVTTIVSRIALPIFSRLQDDRDEFRRSLRNITQALSFITFPAAVGLALVADVFVLVVLGEKWTGAIQPLRILALAAILRSVTPVLTPALIGIGRPDLASRFSVIGALTLPPAFVLAALRFGPAGVAWVWLLVYPVVAFSLLLRWTCRESGLRVRNYLLALWPASAGSAAMAAAVYGVRHLGLDGHAPAVVLFASAGVGAVVYVAVMATAFRTKSKRMWELVRSLRAGRKRKRA, translated from the coding sequence GTGGCCTGGACGAGCGCGGGGAAGGTCGCGGTGCAGGCCGTCCGTTGGCTGGCCACGCTCCTCATCGCCCGGATCCTCTCCCCGGCCGACTACGGCATCGTGGGGATGGCCGTGCTGTTCACGGGGCTCGTCAACCTGGTGTCCGAGCTGGGGATCGGCGCCGCCATCGTCCATCGACAAGATCGGCTGACCGAAGACCAGATCGCACGCCTCGGAGGCGTCGCGCTGCTCACCGGCCTCCTGCTCGCGGGCTTTGCCGCTGCAGCAAGCCCGCTCGTTGCCGCATTCTTCTCCGAGCCGGGTGTGCGCGCCGTCGTGATGGTGATGAGCCTCCAGTTCGTGCTGGAGTCCATCCGCGTCGTGCCCCGGTCACTCCTGAACCGGGACCTGCAGTTCCGCACTCTGGCCTTGATCGAGGTGGTGGAGGGGATCGTGCTGGCGGTGGCCACGCTCGGGCTGGCGTTGGGAGGCCTGGGTTACTGGGCGATCGTCGGCGGCATCCTCATCCATTCGGCGACCGGTACCCTGATCAGTGTGCGCGTGCGCAGCCATCGCATCGCGTGGCCGCGCGACCTCCCGAGCATCCTGTCCGAGGTGAAGTTCGGCGCGCACCTCGTGCTGAGTCGCATCGGGTGGTACACGTACTCGAACGCCGATTTCGGGGTGATCGGACGCATGTTCGGGAAATCCACCCTGGGTGACTACACCATCGGGTGGAACCTCGCCAGCGTCCCGGTCGAGCGGGTGACGACCATCGTCTCCCGGATCGCGCTGCCGATCTTCTCGCGGCTCCAGGACGACCGGGACGAGTTCCGTCGTTCCCTGCGCAACATCACGCAGGCCTTGAGCTTCATCACGTTCCCGGCTGCGGTGGGCCTGGCGCTCGTGGCCGACGTGTTCGTTCTCGTGGTGCTGGGTGAGAAGTGGACGGGCGCCATCCAGCCACTCCGCATCCTCGCGCTCGCCGCCATCCTGCGGTCCGTCACGCCGGTGCTGACGCCGGCGCTCATCGGGATCGGGCGACCCGACCTGGCCTCGCGCTTCTCGGTGATCGGCGCCCTCACACTTCCGCCGGCCTTCGTGCTGGCGGCGCTGCGCTTCGGCCCGGCCGGCGTGGCCTGGGTGTGGCTCCTCGTCTACCCGGTGGTCGCCTTCAGCCTCCTGCTGCGCTGGACCTGCCGCGAGTCCGGGCTGCGGGTGCGCAACTACCTGTTGGCCCTCTGGCCCGCCTCGGCGGGGAGCGCCGCGATGGCCGCCGCCGTCTACGGCGTCCGACACCTCGGATTGGACGGGCACGCGCCCGCAGTGGTCCTGTTCGCAAGCGCGGGGGTCGGTGCCGTGGTCTACGTCGCGGTCATGGCGACCGCGTTCCGGACCAAGTCGAAGCGGATGTGGGAGCTCGTGCGCTCGCTGCGCGCGGGCAGGAAACGCAAGAGGGCCTGA
- a CDS encoding phosphosulfolactate synthase yields MTSMSFLALPERTRKPREKGLTVLIDNGLPEGRFADVLESQAPLIDMVKLGWGTALVTPRLDHKLGVLRDLGIPFFFGGTLFEKALLQRRLDGLVDFMRACGCTHMEVSNGSIPLSNREKAAYVRRFADEFVVLSEVGYKDVARSQELFPAQWIECIREDLDAGARWVITEARESGRSGICRADGELRYGLVAEILDAGLPTDRLIFEAPNKELQVEFIRRAGPNVNLANVAFTDVIGLETLRLGLRADTLMVFPNEPAAAPTSDAVGAGRVRLGVR; encoded by the coding sequence ATGACCTCGATGTCGTTTCTCGCCCTGCCCGAACGGACCCGGAAGCCGCGCGAGAAGGGGCTGACGGTCCTGATCGACAACGGGCTCCCCGAAGGCCGCTTCGCGGACGTGCTCGAGTCGCAGGCCCCCTTGATCGACATGGTGAAGCTGGGATGGGGTACGGCGCTGGTGACACCCCGGCTGGACCACAAGCTCGGCGTTCTTCGCGACCTCGGGATCCCGTTCTTCTTCGGAGGAACCCTCTTCGAGAAGGCGCTCCTGCAGCGGCGCCTGGACGGGCTCGTCGACTTCATGCGGGCGTGCGGCTGCACCCACATGGAGGTCTCCAACGGGAGCATCCCGCTGTCGAACCGCGAGAAGGCCGCGTACGTGCGTCGCTTCGCCGACGAGTTCGTCGTCTTGAGCGAGGTGGGGTACAAGGATGTGGCGCGCTCCCAGGAGCTCTTCCCGGCGCAGTGGATCGAGTGCATCCGCGAGGACCTCGACGCCGGAGCGCGCTGGGTGATCACGGAAGCCCGCGAATCGGGGCGCTCGGGGATCTGTCGTGCCGACGGTGAGCTCCGCTACGGATTGGTCGCCGAGATCCTCGATGCGGGTCTGCCCACGGACCGTCTGATCTTCGAGGCACCCAACAAGGAGCTGCAGGTGGAGTTCATCCGTCGGGCAGGTCCGAACGTCAACCTCGCCAACGTGGCCTTCACGGACGTCATCGGTCTGGAGACACTGCGGCTCGGCTTGCGTGCCGATACCCTGATGGTCTTCCCGAACGAGCCCGCCGCCGCGCCGACCAGCGACGCCGTGGGGGCAGGACGGGTCCGTCTCGGCGTACGGTAG
- a CDS encoding ATP-grasp domain-containing protein, protein MTRVLLAGQPGPAELTATRALWRGGDACHLAWPRPAGGRSWSRSIRSWCSTRDPFSDPAGFVEDLTALVERESFDVLVPYGLPAHHAVVHHGDALGTRVATLRPSLASFRRASDKGATAALCRELGIGTPATWTPTTAADVKVVAGSTRGPWVVKPRSGSATGIRIVHEAVDLLDAWEREAERSARGAAERFEAPLVQELVPGHLHDACALAVGGRPVALTSQVREIMVPVYGGVGASVVTTDNPRVRALAARVLEALEWTGPAQIEFRHDPRDDTYHLIEINPKFWGTLLASIRAGVDFPGLYRDAALGRIPPSPPRYRAGVRQRFDVPRLRTAALQLQALGQRLPPGLRGRHSYGELDRGDPVPDLLRHLRWWRERHAVRDEARALDGALRGALPPIGLPWSGAHDGWVVAAAPTASGVSTR, encoded by the coding sequence GTGACCCGCGTCCTCCTGGCCGGACAGCCCGGTCCGGCGGAGCTCACCGCTACACGTGCCTTGTGGCGGGGAGGCGATGCGTGTCATCTGGCCTGGCCCCGGCCCGCGGGCGGGCGCAGCTGGAGCCGGAGCATCCGCAGCTGGTGCTCCACCCGGGATCCGTTCTCCGACCCTGCGGGCTTCGTCGAGGACCTGACCGCGCTCGTGGAGCGGGAGTCCTTCGACGTGCTCGTGCCGTACGGACTGCCCGCCCACCACGCCGTGGTCCACCATGGCGATGCGCTCGGCACCCGGGTCGCGACGTTGCGTCCTTCGCTGGCCTCCTTCCGTCGGGCCAGCGACAAAGGCGCCACCGCCGCCCTCTGCCGTGAGCTCGGGATCGGCACACCCGCGACCTGGACGCCCACGACCGCTGCGGACGTGAAGGTCGTGGCGGGATCCACCCGTGGTCCGTGGGTGGTCAAGCCGCGCAGTGGCTCGGCCACGGGCATCCGGATCGTGCACGAGGCGGTCGACCTGCTCGACGCGTGGGAGCGAGAGGCGGAACGGAGCGCTCGCGGAGCCGCAGAGCGGTTCGAGGCGCCTCTCGTGCAGGAGCTGGTTCCCGGGCACCTGCACGATGCCTGCGCCCTGGCGGTGGGGGGCCGGCCGGTCGCGTTGACCAGTCAGGTGCGCGAGATCATGGTGCCGGTCTATGGCGGCGTGGGCGCGAGCGTCGTCACCACCGACAACCCGAGGGTCCGCGCGCTGGCCGCGCGTGTTCTCGAAGCCCTGGAGTGGACCGGGCCTGCCCAGATCGAGTTCCGCCATGACCCCCGGGATGACACCTACCACCTGATCGAGATCAACCCGAAGTTCTGGGGCACGCTCCTGGCCTCGATCCGCGCGGGCGTCGACTTCCCCGGCCTCTACCGCGACGCGGCCCTGGGCCGGATCCCGCCGTCCCCCCCACGCTACCGGGCCGGTGTGCGTCAGCGCTTCGACGTGCCGCGACTCCGCACGGCCGCGCTCCAACTGCAGGCGCTGGGACAGCGGCTTCCCCCGGGTCTGCGCGGGCGTCATTCGTATGGCGAGCTGGATCGGGGGGATCCCGTTCCGGACCTGCTGCGTCACCTGCGCTGGTGGCGCGAGCGCCACGCCGTGCGGGACGAGGCGCGCGCCCTCGACGGCGCGTTGCGGGGCGCGCTGCCACCCATCGGGCTGCCCTGGAGCGGAGCGCACGATGGCTGGGTCGTGGCGGCGGCTCCGACGGCGAGCGGCGTCTCGACCCGTTGA
- a CDS encoding DUF4956 domain-containing protein, whose protein sequence is MANRSSLLRLALYYAALLGLLVVLARAAPSVWSANSLERLRDLTAPEASADVTVGLDLFTVFLSVVSSLLIMLPVAWTYILIKRRGDYDQSVVHTLLVLPVAVTGIVLIVQNSLALAFSLAGIVAAVRFRTTLKDVKDGVYVFLAIGVGLACGVQAIGVAAVVSVVFNAINLVLWAQDFGNIYADSARRTRALNLGETLAGPGSGKSAVSIGDRRLLEALTPRDLRDVAERIARMQGHLDAEASSQKEKRRYSVLIVQAKAVGITQRLVETLLERMCFRWRLAEIVPGDASTSVLEYLVRLREEYTPGELLDAIRADGGTHVLAAEIRSLSGLKTRRPDADDD, encoded by the coding sequence ATGGCGAACCGCAGCTCCCTGCTGCGCCTGGCGCTGTACTACGCTGCGCTCCTGGGTCTGCTCGTCGTCCTCGCGCGCGCCGCACCGTCGGTGTGGTCGGCCAATTCGCTCGAGCGTCTGCGCGATCTCACGGCTCCCGAAGCCTCCGCCGACGTCACGGTCGGTCTGGACCTCTTCACGGTCTTCCTGTCCGTGGTCTCGTCGCTGCTCATCATGCTCCCGGTCGCGTGGACCTACATCCTCATCAAGCGCCGAGGGGACTACGACCAATCGGTCGTGCACACCCTCCTGGTCCTGCCGGTGGCGGTGACCGGGATCGTGCTGATCGTCCAGAACTCGCTCGCGCTCGCGTTCAGCCTGGCCGGCATCGTGGCGGCCGTGCGCTTCCGCACCACCCTCAAGGACGTCAAGGACGGCGTCTACGTCTTCCTCGCCATCGGGGTGGGCCTGGCGTGTGGCGTCCAGGCGATCGGGGTGGCCGCGGTGGTCTCGGTGGTCTTCAACGCCATCAACCTCGTGCTCTGGGCGCAGGACTTCGGGAACATCTACGCCGACAGTGCGCGTCGCACGCGTGCGCTCAACCTGGGCGAGACGCTGGCGGGGCCCGGTTCGGGGAAGAGCGCGGTCAGCATCGGCGACCGACGCCTCCTCGAGGCCCTGACGCCACGCGACCTGCGTGACGTCGCCGAGCGGATCGCCCGCATGCAGGGTCATCTGGACGCAGAAGCGTCCTCGCAGAAGGAGAAGCGGCGCTACTCCGTCCTGATCGTGCAGGCCAAAGCGGTGGGCATCACGCAGCGCCTCGTGGAGACGCTCCTCGAGCGCATGTGCTTCCGCTGGCGCCTGGCGGAGATCGTCCCGGGAGACGCCTCGACGTCGGTGCTCGAGTACCTGGTCCGGCTGAGGGAGGAGTACACCCCGGGCGAGCTGCTGGACGCCATCCGTGCCGACGGCGGAACGCATGTCCTCGCAGCCGAGATCCGCTCGCTCTCCGGCCTCAAGACCCGCCGCCCGGACGCCGACGACGACTGA
- a CDS encoding alkaline phosphatase family protein — protein sequence MVLIVVDQLPYRLLERYDDLWTGGFRRLRDEGRSWTNLTHDHAVTETAPGHASLSTGTHPSRHGIVANGWLERDSTGWRTVENIVDGEAPLVSAPEYAGGSPERLLQPGLADWIRQVDPDARIASVAGKDRAAVLLAGRATGFVYWYDARVARFVTSAWYAARDPGWLDRVQSRVLPPLLADSVWESTVPAGVVERARPDAAAWEGDGVHTTFPHRRDVEGSSPGLWLARTPDLDLATLAVARAAVEELQLGGGDRLDYLAVGLSQTDRVGHAFGPLSQEQLDNLLRLDAALGAFLGFLESAVPDGRLLVALTSDHGVLDAPEWRASQGLPGRRLDLDDQRRFSDGVRGALQGGSEPVSALVDTLRALDWIGGAWPRETPTPDTFAVLERNAIFPGRYGSTLERYGVGYRLTEGTLDWGWPRGTQHGSPYHYDRHVPFVLWGAGLDPGLEPTAASAVDVAPTLATWMGVAVPDGLDGGPLLGRRPSAPRDSAALGGAPGAR from the coding sequence ATGGTGCTGATCGTCGTGGACCAGCTGCCCTACCGGCTGTTGGAGCGGTATGACGACCTGTGGACCGGCGGCTTCCGGCGGCTGCGCGACGAGGGCCGCTCGTGGACCAACCTCACGCACGACCATGCGGTGACGGAGACCGCGCCCGGACACGCGAGCCTCTCCACCGGGACGCACCCGTCGCGGCACGGGATCGTCGCGAACGGCTGGCTGGAACGGGACTCGACCGGGTGGCGCACGGTGGAGAACATCGTCGACGGCGAAGCCCCGCTCGTGAGCGCACCGGAGTACGCCGGGGGCTCTCCCGAGCGGCTCCTTCAGCCCGGTCTGGCCGATTGGATCCGCCAGGTCGACCCCGACGCCCGGATCGCCTCGGTGGCCGGGAAGGATCGCGCGGCGGTGCTCCTGGCCGGGCGGGCGACCGGCTTCGTCTACTGGTACGATGCGCGCGTGGCCCGCTTCGTCACCTCCGCATGGTATGCCGCTCGGGATCCCGGCTGGCTCGACCGCGTCCAGTCCCGGGTGCTGCCCCCGCTGCTGGCCGACTCGGTGTGGGAATCCACCGTCCCGGCGGGCGTGGTGGAGCGCGCCCGGCCGGACGCGGCCGCCTGGGAGGGGGATGGGGTGCACACGACATTCCCGCACCGGCGCGACGTCGAGGGCTCCTCGCCGGGCCTCTGGCTGGCACGGACGCCGGACCTGGACCTGGCCACGCTGGCGGTGGCCCGCGCGGCGGTCGAGGAGCTGCAGCTCGGCGGCGGGGACCGGTTGGATTACCTGGCCGTGGGGCTCTCGCAGACGGACCGCGTCGGGCACGCCTTCGGGCCGCTCTCCCAGGAGCAGCTGGACAACCTCCTGCGCCTCGATGCGGCCCTCGGCGCGTTCCTGGGCTTCCTCGAGAGCGCGGTCCCGGACGGGCGCCTCCTGGTGGCGCTCACGTCCGACCACGGTGTGCTCGACGCACCGGAGTGGCGGGCCTCCCAGGGCCTCCCCGGCCGGCGTCTCGACCTGGACGACCAGCGACGCTTCTCCGACGGCGTGCGCGGCGCCCTCCAGGGCGGCTCCGAGCCCGTGTCCGCCCTGGTCGACACCCTGCGCGCGCTGGACTGGATCGGCGGGGCCTGGCCCCGCGAGACGCCGACCCCGGACACGTTCGCGGTGCTGGAGCGCAACGCGATCTTCCCCGGCCGGTACGGCAGCACCCTCGAGCGCTACGGGGTGGGGTACCGCCTGACCGAAGGCACGCTCGACTGGGGCTGGCCCCGTGGCACCCAGCACGGATCCCCGTACCACTACGACCGGCACGTGCCCTTCGTCCTGTGGGGAGCGGGGTTGGACCCCGGGCTGGAGCCGACGGCTGCCTCCGCGGTCGACGTGGCGCCGACCTTGGCCACGTGGATGGGTGTGGCGGTCCCGGACGGGTTGGACGGGGGCCCGCTCCTGGGCCGGAGACCTTCCGCCCCCAGGGACTCCGCCGCGCTCGGTGGGGCACCGGGCGCGCGCTGA
- the thiE gene encoding thiamine phosphate synthase, which produces MIPDRLRLMVLTDRSAAGGRAVEWVVERALAAGAPAVQLRDKSASARTLMESARRLRALTAEYGALFLVNDRLDVALASGADGAHLGPEDLPLPAARALAPEGFVLGYSTDDPDRARAAASEGASYIGCGTIFPTHSKADAGAAVGPDRVRAVARAAGIPVVAIGGIDTHNVAALAGCGAAGIAVLGAVMSAPDPGAATRALLEGAAALATCDVS; this is translated from the coding sequence GTGATCCCCGATCGTTTGCGCCTGATGGTCCTCACCGACCGGAGCGCCGCCGGAGGGCGGGCCGTCGAGTGGGTCGTCGAACGCGCGTTGGCTGCGGGCGCCCCTGCCGTACAGCTTCGCGACAAGAGCGCATCGGCGCGCACGCTGATGGAGAGCGCCCGCCGGCTGCGTGCCCTGACGGCGGAGTACGGAGCGCTGTTCCTCGTCAACGACCGGTTGGACGTGGCTCTGGCCTCCGGCGCCGACGGTGCGCACCTGGGTCCGGAGGACCTCCCGCTCCCCGCGGCGCGCGCGCTGGCTCCGGAGGGATTCGTGCTCGGATACTCCACGGACGACCCGGACCGCGCCCGCGCGGCTGCATCCGAAGGAGCCAGCTACATCGGGTGCGGCACCATCTTCCCGACGCATAGCAAGGCGGACGCGGGCGCGGCGGTGGGGCCGGACCGGGTCCGTGCGGTCGCGCGGGCGGCAGGCATCCCGGTCGTCGCCATCGGCGGCATCGACACGCACAACGTGGCAGCGCTCGCCGGGTGTGGTGCGGCGGGGATCGCGGTGCTCGGGGCCGTCATGTCCGCGCCGGACCCGGGCGCGGCGACGCGGGCGCTGCTGGAGGGCGCGGCCGCGCTGGCGACGTGCGATGTCAGTTGA
- the mltG gene encoding endolytic transglycosylase MltG: MNRRLVLASLLLSVLPATGCRTEGQGAAVEVTVPAGSPFVAVVDSLSARGLVDQPLLFRVYARVRGAESQVRSGRYAFRTGDGWARILDDMVAGRVMTVAMTIPEGFTLRQIAPRVAALSEASEDSVQQAFRAADVESVYEVPGPGLEGYLFPDTYRFAAGTPVRAVLDAMTDRYRAFWTPERRARLAALEMSERELVTLASIVQAEARRPDEMPSIASVYHNRLERGWRLEADPTVLYALGGPRARLLYAAIDSVADHPYNTYRQAGLPPGPIGAPGEAALDAALHPAQEPYLFFVARPDGYHTFTRTLSEHNRAKAEAQRAFRERRPS, translated from the coding sequence TTGAACCGCCGGCTGGTCCTGGCGTCCCTGTTGTTGAGCGTGCTGCCCGCGACCGGGTGCCGTACGGAGGGCCAGGGCGCCGCCGTGGAGGTCACCGTTCCCGCGGGCTCCCCGTTCGTGGCGGTCGTGGACTCGCTCTCCGCGCGCGGTCTGGTGGACCAACCGCTGCTGTTCCGCGTCTACGCCCGGGTGCGGGGCGCCGAGAGCCAGGTCCGCTCGGGCCGATACGCATTCCGCACCGGGGACGGCTGGGCGCGCATCCTGGACGACATGGTGGCCGGTCGGGTGATGACCGTCGCCATGACCATCCCGGAAGGGTTCACGCTTCGACAGATCGCTCCGCGCGTCGCGGCGCTGAGCGAGGCTTCGGAGGACTCGGTGCAGCAGGCGTTCCGCGCTGCGGATGTGGAGTCCGTGTACGAAGTGCCGGGCCCTGGCCTCGAGGGCTACCTCTTCCCGGACACGTATCGCTTCGCGGCCGGAACGCCGGTCCGCGCGGTGCTGGACGCCATGACGGACCGCTACCGCGCCTTCTGGACGCCGGAGCGGCGCGCGCGCCTCGCAGCCTTGGAGATGAGCGAGCGCGAGCTGGTCACGCTGGCGTCGATCGTCCAGGCCGAGGCACGCCGCCCCGACGAGATGCCGAGCATCGCCTCCGTCTATCACAATCGTCTGGAGCGCGGGTGGAGGCTGGAGGCCGATCCCACGGTCCTCTACGCGCTCGGCGGGCCTCGGGCACGCCTGCTGTACGCCGCGATCGATTCGGTGGCCGACCACCCCTACAACACCTACCGGCAGGCCGGCCTCCCGCCGGGGCCCATCGGCGCGCCGGGAGAAGCCGCGCTCGACGCCGCCCTCCACCCGGCGCAGGAGCCCTACCTCTTCTTCGTGGCCCGGCCGGACGGATACCACACCTTCACGCGCACGTTGTCGGAGCACAACCGCGCCAAGGCCGAGGCCCAGCGTGCGTTCCGCGAGCGCAGGCCCTCGTGA
- the ruvX gene encoding Holliday junction resolvase RuvX: MAPPTAPHPGATRPSGRFLGIDFGERRVGVAVSDPTGRLASPLTTLVRRAGKRPPLADLERIAREQEAAGLVLGLPLDLDGEETEWTQEVRAFGVTLVRRLGIPLHFQDERLTSVRAERAIRSSGLPRGKREDRTRVDAAAAALILQLWLDRTPLDGGDR; the protein is encoded by the coding sequence ATCGCGCCGCCCACCGCGCCTCATCCTGGAGCCACCCGCCCATCCGGGCGCTTCCTGGGGATCGACTTCGGGGAACGGCGGGTAGGGGTGGCGGTCAGCGACCCCACCGGCCGCCTGGCGTCGCCGCTCACCACGCTGGTACGCCGGGCCGGCAAGCGCCCCCCCCTGGCCGACCTGGAGCGCATCGCCCGCGAGCAGGAGGCGGCCGGGCTCGTGTTGGGACTGCCGCTGGATCTCGACGGCGAGGAGACGGAATGGACCCAGGAGGTGCGGGCGTTCGGCGTGACCCTCGTCCGCCGTCTCGGGATTCCGCTCCACTTCCAGGACGAGCGGTTGACGTCGGTGCGCGCGGAGCGCGCGATCCGCAGCTCCGGTCTGCCGCGGGGAAAGCGGGAGGACCGCACCCGGGTGGACGCGGCCGCCGCCGCGCTGATCCTGCAGCTCTGGTTGGACCGCACGCCCCTGGACGGAGGCGACCGTTGA
- a CDS encoding YtxH domain-containing protein, translated as MDDHDGTERVLPFLAGLVLGAAIGAGVALLTAPQPGTRTRKRIRRAAHTLKDGAVDRWDDLADDMKQRVDDTVRAARKRLPT; from the coding sequence ATGGACGATCACGACGGCACGGAGCGGGTCCTCCCATTCCTCGCGGGTCTCGTGCTGGGTGCGGCGATCGGCGCCGGCGTCGCGCTCCTGACCGCACCCCAGCCGGGGACGCGGACGCGCAAACGGATCCGCCGTGCGGCGCACACCCTGAAGGACGGCGCCGTCGACCGCTGGGACGACCTGGCCGACGACATGAAGCAGCGGGTGGACGATACGGTGCGGGCGGCGCGCAAGCGACTGCCCACCTGA
- a CDS encoding thymidine phosphorylase: MIPQRVIEAKRDGQTLSPQQLTELLTGYARGEVPEHQMAAFLMAVVFRGLEDEELATLLTVMLESGAVLDLSHLSPHRVDKHSTGGVGDKTSLVLAPLVACLGGMVPMMSGRSLGHTGGTLDKLESIPGFRTGLDLGEFERVLGRVGCAMIGASERIAPLDRRLYALRDLTGTVPSPALMTASILSKKLAEGINALVLDVKVGQAAFLPDLEDARALARTMVRVASERGVPTVARLTAMDRPLGHAVGNALEVAEAVRALSGEGPEDLVQLCVELGAEMLVTGGVEAGLDTARSRCRAALASGRARERFAALVEAQGGDRRVVDDPALLARAPERAVVHAASSGVVRSIDARALGWATVELGGGRRHADDAIDAAVGFEIQARPGGSVSVGEALGIVHARTPADLERGIARLQAAIDIGEDGGPPPLPLLLERIDAQAIRVRGAPPAH; this comes from the coding sequence GTGATCCCCCAGCGAGTGATCGAGGCGAAGCGGGACGGGCAGACCCTGTCCCCGCAGCAGCTCACGGAGCTTCTTACCGGATACGCGAGGGGCGAGGTCCCCGAGCACCAGATGGCCGCGTTCCTCATGGCGGTGGTCTTCCGCGGGCTGGAGGACGAGGAGTTGGCCACCCTCCTGACCGTCATGCTGGAGTCCGGCGCGGTGCTGGATCTCTCGCATCTGTCCCCCCACCGGGTGGACAAGCACTCGACGGGCGGGGTCGGCGACAAGACGTCGCTGGTGCTCGCGCCGCTCGTGGCCTGCCTGGGGGGGATGGTCCCGATGATGTCGGGCCGCTCGCTCGGCCATACCGGAGGCACGCTCGACAAGCTCGAGTCCATCCCGGGGTTCCGCACCGGGCTCGACCTCGGGGAGTTCGAGCGCGTCCTGGGGCGGGTCGGCTGCGCCATGATCGGCGCCAGCGAGCGGATCGCTCCGCTGGACCGGCGCCTCTACGCGCTCCGGGACCTGACGGGGACCGTGCCCTCCCCGGCCCTCATGACCGCGTCCATCCTGAGCAAGAAGCTGGCGGAGGGCATCAATGCCCTCGTGCTCGACGTGAAGGTCGGCCAGGCCGCGTTCCTGCCCGACCTGGAGGACGCGCGCGCGCTCGCGCGCACGATGGTGCGGGTGGCCTCCGAGCGCGGTGTGCCCACGGTGGCGCGGCTGACGGCCATGGACCGTCCGCTGGGGCATGCGGTGGGGAATGCGCTCGAGGTCGCCGAGGCCGTGCGCGCGCTCTCGGGCGAAGGCCCGGAGGACCTGGTGCAGCTGTGCGTGGAGCTCGGCGCCGAGATGCTCGTCACGGGCGGGGTGGAGGCCGGATTGGACACGGCCCGGAGCCGCTGTCGCGCAGCGCTGGCCAGTGGTCGAGCGCGGGAGCGCTTCGCGGCGCTGGTGGAGGCGCAGGGAGGGGATCGCCGGGTCGTCGACGACCCCGCGCTCCTGGCGCGGGCTCCGGAGCGGGCCGTCGTGCATGCGGCATCGAGCGGCGTGGTGCGGAGCATCGATGCGCGCGCCCTCGGCTGGGCCACCGTCGAGCTCGGAGGGGGACGCCGCCACGCCGACGATGCCATCGACGCCGCGGTCGGCTTCGAGATCCAGGCGCGGCCCGGCGGGTCGGTCTCGGTGGGGGAGGCGCTCGGCATCGTGCATGCGCGCACCCCGGCGGACCTGGAGCGCGGCATCGCCCGACTCCAGGCCGCCATCGACATCGGAGAGGACGGTGGCCCACCCCCGCTGCCCCTCCTGCTCGAGCGCATCGACGCCCAAGCCATCCGCGTGCGCGGAGCGCCGCCCGCGCATTGA